A portion of the Roseovarius sp. SCSIO 43702 genome contains these proteins:
- a CDS encoding GDP-mannose 4,6-dehydratase → MTRVLVTGTAGFIGFHLAKLLLDEGVSVHGFDAITDYYDVTLKQRRHQVLLQSPNFAATEAMLEDADKVMEVCRSFNPDVIVHLAAQAGVRYSLENPRAYLESNVIGTFNVMEAARELGVKHLLMASTSSVYGANEEMPFTETEKADTPLTFYAATKKANEAMGHTYAHLWNLPITMFRFFTVYGPWMRPDLAPFKFTKAILEGRPIDIYNHGDMYRDFTYVEDLVRGVRLLIDAVPERPASRDEIAEGDSLSPVAPFRVVNIGNSTSVRLMDLVEAIEDELGTKAERNFMDMQKGDVYATWADASLLQSLTGYKPRTDLREGIARFVAWYRDYYDV, encoded by the coding sequence ATGACACGGGTGCTCGTCACCGGAACCGCCGGGTTCATCGGCTTCCATCTGGCCAAGCTTCTTCTTGACGAGGGGGTGTCTGTCCACGGCTTCGACGCGATCACCGACTACTACGATGTCACGCTCAAGCAGCGCCGCCATCAGGTTCTTCTGCAATCGCCGAATTTCGCCGCGACCGAAGCCATGCTCGAGGATGCCGACAAGGTGATGGAGGTCTGTCGCAGCTTCAACCCGGACGTGATCGTCCATCTCGCCGCGCAGGCGGGCGTGCGCTACAGCCTCGAGAACCCGCGTGCCTATCTCGAAAGCAATGTCATCGGCACGTTCAACGTGATGGAGGCCGCGCGCGAACTCGGCGTGAAGCACCTCCTCATGGCGTCCACGTCCTCGGTCTACGGCGCCAACGAGGAGATGCCGTTCACCGAGACCGAGAAGGCCGACACCCCGCTCACCTTCTACGCCGCGACCAAGAAGGCCAACGAGGCGATGGGCCATACCTATGCCCATCTCTGGAACCTGCCCATCACCATGTTCCGCTTCTTCACGGTCTACGGTCCCTGGATGCGCCCCGACCTCGCGCCTTTCAAGTTCACCAAGGCCATTCTCGAAGGCCGCCCGATCGACATCTACAATCACGGCGACATGTATCGCGACTTCACCTATGTCGAGGATCTCGTGCGCGGCGTGCGGCTGCTGATCGATGCCGTGCCCGAGCGTCCCGCCTCGCGAGACGAGATCGCCGAGGGAGACAGCCTGTCGCCCGTCGCGCCCTTCCGCGTGGTCAATATCGGCAACTCGACCAGCGTGCGGCTGATGGATCTGGTCGAGGCCATCGAGGACGAGCTTGGTACCAAGGCCGAGCGGAACTTCATGGATATGCAGAAGGGCGATGTCTACGCCACCTGGGCCGATGCGAGCCTCTTGCAATCCCTGACCGGCTACAAGCCCCGGACTGACCTGCGCGAGGGGATCGCCCGTTTCGTGGCCTGGTATCGTGACTACTACGACGTCTGA
- a CDS encoding PaaI family thioesterase — MPDPRFIENNYPFQSHLGFELKEWRADYALIEVPIADFMQNRQGLPHGGVHATLLDSAMGFAGCYTGDADQRQMALTLSMTVNYVGQAQGRRLLAEGWRTGGGRRTYFAEGAVRDELGTLVATATGVFRYRSQG, encoded by the coding sequence ATGCCCGACCCGCGTTTCATCGAGAACAACTACCCGTTCCAGTCCCACCTGGGTTTCGAGTTGAAGGAATGGCGCGCGGATTACGCGCTGATCGAGGTGCCCATCGCGGATTTCATGCAGAACCGGCAGGGTCTCCCGCATGGCGGTGTCCACGCCACGCTTCTCGACAGCGCGATGGGGTTCGCGGGCTGCTACACGGGCGACGCGGACCAGCGGCAGATGGCGCTGACCCTGTCGATGACGGTCAACTATGTCGGGCAGGCGCAGGGCCGCCGGCTTCTGGCCGAGGGGTGGCGGACCGGGGGCGGGCGGCGCACCTATTTCGCCGAAGGGGCGGTGCGCGACGAGTTGGGCACGCTGGTGGCCACCGCGACGGGTGTCTTTCGCTACCGCTCGCAGGGTTGA
- a CDS encoding cytochrome P450 yields the protein MSDTLPFLDLSDPALSTRGPEVVAARDANWCARTPYGLAVLRWREVGLILRDRRFRQGSHAWPDTVGISGPFAEFWKASVIGQEGETHARMRALAVPALSEDYVLGLVPTFDAIAAELCAELRRTDRCEFQSAFATPFAGQAIAALLGLDRARWPDVAHDATELGHAMSIRAPSFEDRTNAACTRLFALADTLVARVRRGEDSKSYVARLVARFDETGDCSHDELLNVIVISIFGGVDTTRALLGLGLSLFIEHPEQWQIMRRDPDLVPAAIDEIIRARPTTTWATREATEDVELSGIRVEKGTILHLLVHASARDPAICDDPRFDITKPRKRHFGFGGGAHHCIGHFVARTDLAAAFRALSATLAKVDHDGPPEWLPDSGNTGAVSLPIRYELAAQAPEGARKG from the coding sequence ATGTCTGACACGCTTCCCTTTCTCGACCTGTCCGACCCGGCGCTTTCCACCCGAGGCCCCGAGGTCGTCGCCGCGCGCGATGCGAACTGGTGCGCGCGCACGCCCTACGGGCTCGCGGTGCTGCGCTGGCGCGAGGTGGGCCTCATCCTCCGCGACCGCAGGTTTCGGCAGGGGAGCCACGCCTGGCCCGACACGGTGGGCATCTCGGGCCCCTTTGCCGAGTTCTGGAAAGCCTCGGTCATCGGACAGGAGGGCGAGACGCATGCCCGGATGCGCGCCCTCGCGGTGCCCGCGCTCTCGGAGGATTACGTGCTCGGTCTCGTTCCCACCTTCGACGCGATCGCCGCAGAGCTCTGCGCCGAGTTGCGCCGGACCGACCGCTGCGAGTTCCAGTCCGCCTTCGCCACGCCCTTCGCCGGGCAGGCCATCGCCGCACTTCTCGGCCTCGACCGGGCCCGCTGGCCGGACGTCGCGCACGACGCGACCGAGCTTGGCCACGCCATGAGCATCCGCGCGCCAAGCTTCGAGGACCGCACCAATGCCGCCTGCACGCGGCTTTTCGCGCTCGCCGACACGCTGGTCGCCCGCGTCCGGCGTGGGGAGGACAGCAAGAGCTACGTCGCCCGCCTCGTCGCCCGCTTCGACGAGACGGGAGATTGCAGCCATGACGAGCTTCTCAATGTGATCGTCATCTCGATCTTCGGCGGTGTCGACACAACGCGCGCGCTCCTGGGCCTGGGGCTCTCGCTTTTCATCGAGCATCCCGAGCAATGGCAGATCATGCGCCGTGATCCCGATCTCGTTCCCGCCGCGATAGACGAGATCATCCGCGCCCGCCCGACGACCACCTGGGCCACACGCGAAGCCACCGAAGATGTGGAATTGAGCGGTATCAGGGTCGAAAAAGGCACGATCCTGCATCTTCTCGTCCATGCCTCGGCCCGTGATCCCGCCATCTGCGACGATCCCCGGTTTGACATCACGAAACCGCGCAAGCGGCATTTCGGCTTTGGCGGCGGCGCGCATCACTGTATCGGGCATTTCGTCGCCCGCACCGACCTGGCGGCCGCCTTCCGCGCGCTATCGGCAACCCTCGCGAAAGTGGACCATGACGGCCCGCCCGAATGGCTTCCCGACAGCGGCAATACCGGCGCGGTGTCGTTGCCCATACGCTACGAGCTGGCGGCGCAAGCGCCGGAGGGCGCACGAAAAGGTTAA
- a CDS encoding NADH:flavin oxidoreductase: protein MADPLLQEFQLGHLTLRNRIVSTAHAPSYVEGGHPRERYRLYHEEKAKGGIGLTLMGGSTNVSPDSPSVFGQAYAGDDTIIPWLSELAQGVQRHGSGAILQITHLGRRTVWDDGDWLPVMGPSRTRERAHRAVPKVMEPEDIARVVDDYIAAAARVQASGFDGVELLVHSHLLGQFLSPLINLRDDDYGGTLENRMRLMLEVLDAVRGETGSNFVIGLRVAMDEETEGGLTPEDCLAVARAIEATGQADYLNVVACAPYDDLGLARWIPPMGTPSAPHLGLAAALRREVRLPILHAGGIADTATARHAIESGAVDLVGMTRAHIADPHIVAKLMRGEEHRIRPCVGMNYCVDRVNTGKSTVCGQNAATGREAVMPHVITKAGQRRKAVVVGGGPGGMEAARVLAERGHDVTLFEAADRLGGQNVLAASGELRRNIIGVTDWLAAELEHLGVTQHLNTYAECDDIAVLEPDFVVIATGGLPAGLAFPGAELAVSSWDALSGAVRLSGEVLVLDEMGTQAGAVTADALLSNGAQVTLASPDRAPHQEVSGTAGAIVLRGLYAKGIRYRADTDCIRLKRGDNRLVARMRNVLTGETSDETFDHVVTEAGTTPMDELYHALKDQSRNNGQVDVQALTEGRLHLPVARDGRFDLVRIGDAVSSRNMAAALYDALRICCHV from the coding sequence ATGGCCGATCCGCTCCTCCAGGAATTCCAGCTTGGCCACCTCACGCTGCGCAACCGCATCGTCAGCACCGCGCACGCGCCCTCCTATGTCGAGGGCGGGCACCCGCGCGAGCGATACAGGCTCTATCACGAGGAAAAGGCCAAGGGCGGCATCGGCCTCACCCTGATGGGCGGGTCCACCAACGTCTCGCCGGACAGTCCGTCGGTCTTCGGACAGGCCTACGCCGGTGATGACACGATCATCCCCTGGCTGTCGGAGCTTGCGCAGGGGGTGCAGCGCCACGGCTCGGGCGCGATCCTCCAGATCACCCATCTCGGCCGCCGCACCGTCTGGGACGATGGTGACTGGCTGCCGGTCATGGGGCCGTCGCGCACCCGCGAGCGTGCGCATCGCGCTGTACCCAAGGTGATGGAGCCCGAGGATATCGCCCGCGTGGTCGACGACTACATCGCCGCCGCGGCCCGCGTGCAGGCGTCCGGCTTCGACGGGGTCGAGCTTCTGGTGCATTCGCATCTACTGGGGCAGTTTCTCTCACCGCTCATCAACCTGCGCGATGACGACTACGGCGGCACGCTTGAAAACCGGATGCGCCTCATGCTCGAGGTTCTGGACGCGGTTCGCGGTGAAACAGGGTCGAATTTCGTCATAGGCCTGCGTGTCGCCATGGACGAGGAGACCGAGGGCGGGCTGACACCGGAAGACTGCCTTGCCGTCGCCCGCGCGATCGAGGCGACGGGGCAGGCCGACTATCTCAACGTGGTAGCCTGTGCGCCCTATGACGACCTGGGCCTCGCTCGCTGGATCCCGCCCATGGGCACCCCCTCGGCGCCGCATCTGGGGCTGGCGGCGGCGCTGCGTCGGGAGGTCCGGCTCCCGATCCTCCACGCGGGCGGCATCGCCGACACCGCCACCGCGCGCCACGCCATCGAGAGCGGCGCGGTCGACCTTGTGGGCATGACCCGCGCGCATATCGCCGACCCGCATATCGTGGCCAAGCTCATGCGCGGCGAAGAGCATCGGATCAGGCCCTGTGTCGGCATGAATTACTGTGTCGACCGGGTGAACACCGGGAAATCCACCGTCTGCGGCCAGAATGCCGCGACGGGCCGCGAGGCGGTGATGCCGCATGTGATCACAAAGGCCGGGCAGCGCCGCAAGGCGGTTGTCGTGGGCGGCGGTCCCGGCGGGATGGAAGCGGCGCGCGTGCTGGCCGAGCGGGGCCACGACGTGACGCTTTTCGAGGCCGCCGACCGGTTGGGAGGGCAGAACGTCCTCGCCGCCAGCGGCGAGCTTCGCCGGAACATCATCGGCGTGACCGACTGGCTCGCCGCCGAGCTTGAGCATCTTGGCGTCACGCAGCATCTCAACACCTACGCGGAATGTGACGATATCGCAGTGTTAGAGCCTGATTTCGTCGTCATCGCTACCGGTGGGCTGCCTGCCGGCCTCGCCTTTCCGGGTGCCGAACTCGCCGTCTCGTCCTGGGACGCGCTGTCAGGTGCGGTGCGCCTCTCGGGGGAGGTCCTGGTCCTCGACGAGATGGGCACGCAGGCCGGCGCCGTGACAGCCGATGCGCTCCTGTCCAACGGGGCGCAGGTGACGCTCGCCTCGCCCGACCGCGCGCCACATCAGGAGGTCAGCGGCACCGCCGGCGCCATCGTCCTCCGCGGGCTCTATGCCAAGGGCATCCGCTATCGCGCCGATACGGACTGCATCAGGCTCAAGCGCGGCGACAACCGCCTTGTCGCGCGGATGCGCAATGTCCTGACCGGCGAAACCTCGGACGAAACCTTCGACCATGTGGTGACCGAGGCGGGGACGACGCCGATGGACGAACTCTATCACGCGCTCAAGGATCAGAGCCGAAACAACGGCCAGGTAGACGTTCAGGCCCTGACCGAAGGGCGGCTTCACCTTCCCGTGGCGCGCGACGGCCGCTTCGACCTGGTGCGTATCGGCGACGCCGTGTCCTCGCGCAACATGGCCGCCGCGCTCTATGATGCTCTCAGGATCTGTTGCCATGTCTGA
- the rpe gene encoding ribulose-phosphate 3-epimerase, with protein sequence MTLDRSIKIAPSILSADFANFGAEIEAIEAQGADWVHVDVMDGHFVPNLTFGPPAVKAFRPHVKTFMDVHLMIAPVDPYIEAFAEAGADMLTTHIEAGPHIHRTLQAIRANGVKAGLALNPGTGLGDVAHLLDMIDMVCVMTVNPGFGGQSFIESQIDKVRALRAMIGDRPIHIEIDGGVTPETAPRVVEAGADVLVAGSAVFKGGSVSEPGVYGQNIRAIRDAAEAARA encoded by the coding sequence ATGACCCTTGACCGCAGCATCAAGATCGCCCCCTCGATCCTCTCCGCCGATTTCGCCAATTTCGGAGCCGAGATCGAGGCCATCGAGGCACAGGGCGCCGACTGGGTTCACGTGGATGTCATGGACGGGCATTTCGTGCCGAACCTCACCTTCGGCCCCCCGGCGGTCAAGGCGTTCCGGCCTCATGTCAAGACCTTCATGGACGTGCACCTGATGATCGCGCCGGTCGATCCCTATATCGAGGCTTTCGCCGAGGCGGGCGCCGACATGCTCACAACGCATATCGAGGCAGGGCCGCATATCCACCGCACGCTTCAGGCGATCCGCGCGAACGGGGTGAAGGCAGGACTTGCGCTCAACCCGGGCACGGGGCTTGGCGACGTGGCGCATCTGCTCGACATGATCGACATGGTCTGCGTCATGACCGTCAATCCGGGCTTCGGCGGGCAGAGCTTCATCGAGAGCCAGATCGACAAGGTGCGCGCCCTGCGCGCGATGATCGGGGACCGCCCCATCCATATCGAGATCGACGGCGGGGTGACGCCCGAAACAGCACCCCGCGTCGTCGAGGCGGGGGCCGATGTTCTCGTCGCCGGATCGGCCGTATTCAAGGGCGGAAGCGTCTCTGAACCGGGGGTTTACGGCCAGAACATCCGCGCCATCCGCGATGCGGCCGAGGCGGCGCGCGCATGA